A single Streptomyces sp. 2114.4 DNA region contains:
- the ffh gene encoding signal recognition particle protein, producing MFDTLSDRLASTFKNLRGKGRLSEADIDATAREIRIALLEADVALPVVRAFIKQVKERATGSEVSQALNPAQQVIKIVNEELIGILGGETRRLRLAKTPPTVIMLAGLQGAGKTTLAGKLGRWLKAQGHAPLLVACDLQRPNAVNQLQVVSERAEVAFYGPQPGNGVGDPVQVAKDSIEYARTKQHDVVIVDTAGRLGIDQELMQQAADIRDAVSPDEVLFVVDAMIGQDAVNTAEAFRDGVGFDGVVLSKLDGDARGGAALSVAHVTGKQIMFASNGEKLDDFDAFHPDRMASRILGMGDMLSLIEKAEQTFSQAEAEKMAAKLAKGPKEFTLDDFLAQMEQVRKMGSISKLLGMLPGMGQMKDQINNLDEREVDRTAAIIKSMTPAERQEPTIINGSRRARIAKGSGVDVSAVKGLVERFFDARKMMSKMAQGGGMPGMPGMPGMPGMGGGARKKKQVKQAKGKRKSGNPMKRKAEEEAAAARREAAQAGNPLGLPQGGQDPQNFELPEEFKKFMG from the coding sequence GTGTTCGATACGCTTTCCGACCGCTTGGCGAGTACTTTCAAAAACCTCCGGGGCAAGGGCCGCCTGAGCGAGGCGGACATCGACGCCACGGCGCGCGAGATCCGTATCGCGCTGCTCGAAGCCGATGTCGCCCTCCCGGTCGTCCGCGCCTTCATCAAGCAGGTCAAGGAGCGTGCCACCGGCTCCGAGGTCTCCCAGGCGCTGAACCCCGCCCAGCAGGTCATCAAGATCGTCAACGAGGAGCTCATCGGCATCCTCGGCGGCGAGACCCGCCGGCTGCGGCTCGCCAAGACGCCCCCGACCGTGATCATGCTGGCCGGTCTGCAGGGTGCCGGTAAGACCACCCTCGCCGGAAAGCTCGGCCGCTGGCTCAAGGCGCAGGGCCACGCCCCGCTGCTGGTCGCCTGTGACCTCCAGCGCCCCAACGCCGTCAACCAGCTCCAGGTCGTCTCGGAGCGCGCGGAGGTCGCCTTCTACGGCCCCCAGCCGGGCAACGGCGTCGGCGACCCGGTCCAGGTGGCCAAGGACTCGATCGAGTACGCGCGCACCAAGCAGCACGACGTCGTCATCGTCGACACCGCCGGCCGTCTGGGCATCGACCAGGAGCTGATGCAGCAGGCCGCGGACATCCGCGACGCGGTCAGCCCCGACGAGGTCCTGTTCGTCGTCGACGCGATGATCGGTCAGGACGCGGTCAACACCGCCGAGGCGTTCCGCGACGGCGTCGGCTTCGACGGCGTGGTGCTCTCCAAGCTCGACGGTGACGCCCGCGGTGGTGCCGCGCTGTCCGTCGCGCACGTCACCGGCAAGCAGATCATGTTCGCCTCCAACGGCGAGAAGCTGGACGACTTCGACGCGTTCCACCCGGACCGCATGGCGTCCCGCATCCTCGGCATGGGCGACATGCTCAGCCTGATCGAGAAGGCCGAGCAGACCTTCAGCCAGGCCGAGGCCGAGAAGATGGCGGCCAAGCTGGCGAAGGGCCCCAAGGAGTTCACCCTCGACGACTTCCTGGCCCAGATGGAGCAGGTCCGCAAGATGGGCTCCATCTCCAAGCTGCTCGGCATGCTGCCCGGCATGGGGCAGATGAAGGACCAGATCAACAACCTCGACGAGCGCGAGGTCGACCGCACGGCCGCCATCATCAAGTCGATGACCCCGGCCGAGCGCCAGGAGCCGACGATCATCAACGGCTCGCGCCGGGCCCGTATCGCCAAGGGTTCCGGTGTCGACGTCAGCGCGGTCAAGGGCCTGGTCGAGCGGTTCTTCGACGCCCGCAAGATGATGTCCAAGATGGCCCAGGGCGGCGGCATGCCCGGGATGCCCGGCATGCCGGGGATGCCTGGCATGGGCGGTGGAGCCCGCAAGAAGAAGCAGGTCAAGCAGGCCAAGGGCAAGCGCAAGAGCGGTAACCCGATGAAGCGCAAGGCCGAGGAAGAGGCCGCGGCGGCACGCCGGGAGGCCGCCCAGGCCGGCAACCCGCTGGGCCTGCCGCAGGGCGGCCAGGACCCGCAGAACTTCGAACTCCCCGAGGAGTTCAAGAAGTTCATGGGCTGA
- a CDS encoding phosphotriesterase — protein sequence MSDLLQTVSGPLPASAVRGPVLAHEHLALDLTRADSAAALTPGHRAAITEELASLRTEFGLGLLVELTCRGMGRDVTSMARIAADSGVAVIAATGWYYEPFHPGELSRTSAERLAGTLIGEIERGCGGSGIRPGVIGEVGSHGDAPSEPEARTLTAAALAAAATGLSVATHARFGRGGLAQLELLTAAGLPPHRVSIGHQDLLDEPAVHRELAAAGAYLAFDTVGKESYRSDGVRLRLLLALLESGYADRALLSCDVSRHGYLLSEGGTGYGHLFRSFLPRLRAAGVDEELVDRLTRRNPLRFLTGQDGADEGPADGGGPVRGR from the coding sequence ATGAGCGATCTGCTGCAAACCGTCTCGGGCCCCCTGCCCGCTTCCGCCGTGCGCGGGCCGGTGCTCGCCCATGAGCATCTGGCGCTCGATCTGACCCGCGCCGACAGTGCGGCGGCCCTGACCCCCGGGCACCGTGCCGCGATCACCGAGGAACTGGCGTCGCTGCGCACCGAGTTCGGGCTCGGTCTGCTCGTCGAGCTCACCTGCCGGGGCATGGGGCGCGATGTGACCTCGATGGCCCGGATCGCCGCGGATTCGGGGGTGGCGGTCATCGCGGCGACCGGCTGGTACTACGAGCCGTTCCATCCCGGAGAGCTGAGCCGCACCAGTGCCGAGCGGCTGGCCGGCACGCTGATCGGGGAGATCGAGCGCGGCTGCGGTGGCTCCGGGATCCGTCCGGGGGTGATCGGCGAGGTCGGCAGCCACGGCGATGCGCCGAGCGAGCCGGAGGCGCGGACGCTGACCGCGGCGGCGCTCGCCGCCGCGGCGACCGGGCTGTCGGTGGCCACCCATGCCCGGTTCGGCCGGGGCGGCCTCGCCCAGCTGGAGCTGCTGACGGCGGCCGGGCTGCCGCCGCACCGGGTCAGCATCGGCCATCAGGACCTGCTCGACGAGCCGGCGGTGCACCGGGAGCTGGCGGCGGCCGGTGCGTACCTCGCGTTCGACACCGTCGGCAAGGAGAGCTACCGGAGCGACGGGGTGCGGCTGCGCCTGCTGCTGGCTCTCCTGGAGTCCGGATACGCCGACCGGGCGCTGCTGAGCTGCGATGTCTCCCGCCACGGCTACCTGCTCAGCGAGGGCGGGACGGGCTACGGGCACCTGTTCCGGTCCTTCCTGCCGCGGCTGCGGGCGGCGGGCGTGGACGAGGAGCTGGTCGACCGGCTGACGCGGCGCAATCCGCTGCGATTTCTCACGGGGCAAGACGGGGCGGACGAGGGCCCGGCGGACGGCGGCGGGCCGGTCCGGGGGCGATGA
- a CDS encoding methyltransferase domain-containing protein: MSPTLVRHQLPHSGSMRCDGPPVPAGSRARSRDWAEIQERMLVPLYEAAYDRLGVGPGTRLLGLGCGSGLALLLAAARGAQVSGVDADESRLELARERLTPDGMPEHTRLVSGGLEDAAPGDAAFNVVTAFHPVGCVSTVEGLTASLTAAAGLAERGSAVVLGGWGPVERCATAGVLRVAQRPAGPAGADATGSAGWWPSGRDDLEELAERAGLRPDGSGRVACPFGYADLASAVRGLLSTGLFDTALEAAEQRQVEKELAEALHPHQRADGTVWMPNVFRYLIARTR, translated from the coding sequence ATGTCACCGACGCTCGTGCGGCACCAGCTTCCGCACTCCGGATCCATGCGCTGCGACGGCCCTCCCGTTCCGGCCGGGTCACGGGCGCGCAGCCGTGACTGGGCCGAGATCCAGGAGCGGATGCTGGTACCGCTCTACGAGGCCGCGTACGACCGTCTGGGGGTCGGGCCCGGTACCCGGCTGCTGGGGCTGGGGTGTGGCTCCGGGCTGGCGCTGCTGCTGGCGGCGGCGCGGGGTGCGCAGGTCAGCGGGGTGGATGCGGACGAGTCCCGGCTGGAGCTGGCGCGTGAACGGCTCACGCCGGACGGTATGCCGGAGCACACCCGGCTGGTCAGCGGCGGCCTGGAGGACGCGGCGCCCGGGGACGCCGCCTTCAACGTGGTCACGGCGTTCCATCCGGTGGGCTGTGTGAGCACGGTCGAGGGGCTGACGGCGTCGCTCACCGCGGCGGCGGGGCTGGCGGAACGCGGCAGTGCGGTGGTGCTGGGCGGCTGGGGCCCGGTGGAGCGGTGTGCCACGGCCGGGGTGCTGCGGGTGGCGCAGCGGCCGGCCGGTCCGGCGGGTGCGGACGCCACCGGCTCGGCCGGATGGTGGCCCAGCGGCCGGGACGATCTGGAGGAGCTGGCGGAGCGGGCCGGGCTGCGGCCCGACGGTTCGGGCCGGGTGGCCTGCCCGTTCGGGTACGCGGATCTGGCGAGTGCGGTGCGGGGGCTGCTGTCGACGGGGCTGTTCGACACGGCGCTGGAGGCGGCCGAGCAGCGTCAGGTGGAGAAGGAGCTGGCGGAGGCGTTGCATCCGCATCAGCGGGCCGACGGGACGGTGTGGATGCCGAATGTCTTCCGCTATCTGATCGCGCGGACGAGGTAG
- the rpsP gene encoding 30S ribosomal protein S16 — protein sequence MAVKIKLKRLGKIRAPHYRIVIADSRTRRDGRAIEEIGLYHPVQNPSRIEVDSERVQYWLGVGAQPTEPVMAILKVTGDWQKFKGLPAPAPMKVAEPKADKRALFEAAAKDSGNEPKGEAITPKAKKADKKADEAAAESTSESTEA from the coding sequence GTGGCAGTCAAGATCAAGCTGAAGCGTCTGGGCAAGATCCGCGCGCCTCACTACCGCATCGTCATCGCCGACTCCCGTACCCGCCGTGACGGCCGGGCCATCGAGGAGATCGGTCTGTACCACCCGGTGCAGAACCCCTCGCGCATCGAGGTCGACTCCGAGCGTGTCCAGTACTGGCTGGGTGTCGGCGCGCAGCCGACCGAGCCCGTCATGGCCATCCTCAAGGTCACCGGCGACTGGCAGAAGTTCAAGGGCCTGCCGGCCCCGGCGCCGATGAAGGTCGCCGAGCCGAAGGCCGACAAGCGCGCCCTCTTCGAGGCTGCGGCCAAGGACTCCGGCAACGAGCCCAAGGGTGAGGCCATCACCCCGAAGGCGAAGAAGGCTGACAAGAAGGCGGACGAGGCTGCGGCCGAGTCCACCTCCGAGTCGACCGAGGCCTGA
- a CDS encoding RNA-binding protein gives MLEEALEHLVKGIVDNPDDVQVASRTLRRGRVLEVRVHPDDLGKVIGRNGRTARALRTVVGAIGGRGIRVDLVDVDQVR, from the coding sequence ATGCTCGAGGAAGCCCTCGAGCACCTCGTCAAGGGCATCGTCGACAACCCCGATGACGTGCAGGTAGCCTCGCGCACCCTGCGCCGGGGGCGCGTGCTGGAGGTCCGGGTCCACCCCGACGACCTCGGCAAGGTGATCGGCCGCAACGGCCGTACCGCCCGCGCTCTGCGGACCGTCGTGGGCGCCATCGGCGGCCGTGGCATCCGCGTCGACCTCGTCGACGTGGACCAGGTCCGCTGA
- the rimM gene encoding ribosome maturation factor RimM (Essential for efficient processing of 16S rRNA), producing the protein MQLVVARIGRAHGIKGEVTVEVRTDEPELRLAPGAVLATEPSFVGPLTITAGRVHSGRLLLRFEGVADRTAAEALRNTLLIAEVDPEEVPEDPEEFYDHQLMDLDVVTRDGTVVGRISEISHLPYQDLLVVQRPDGSEVLIPFVSEIVPEIDLEEQRAVIDPPPGLLDDSQAEIATGRATTDEDR; encoded by the coding sequence GTGCAGTTGGTAGTGGCACGGATCGGCCGCGCCCACGGCATCAAGGGCGAGGTCACGGTAGAGGTGCGCACCGACGAGCCCGAACTGCGGCTCGCCCCGGGCGCCGTCCTCGCCACCGAACCGTCCTTTGTCGGACCGCTGACGATCACGGCCGGCCGGGTGCACAGCGGCCGGCTGCTGCTGCGCTTCGAGGGCGTCGCGGACCGCACGGCCGCCGAGGCGCTGCGCAACACCCTGCTGATCGCGGAGGTCGACCCCGAGGAAGTCCCCGAGGACCCCGAGGAGTTCTACGACCACCAGCTGATGGACCTCGATGTCGTCACCCGCGACGGCACCGTCGTCGGCCGGATCTCCGAGATCTCCCATCTGCCCTACCAGGACCTGCTGGTCGTCCAGCGGCCCGACGGCAGTGAGGTGCTGATCCCGTTCGTCTCCGAGATCGTGCCGGAGATCGACCTGGAGGAGCAGCGCGCGGTCATCGACCCGCCGCCCGGCCTCCTCGACGACAGCCAGGCGGAGATCGCCACCGGCCGCGCCACCACCGACGAGGACCGCTGA
- the trmD gene encoding tRNA (guanosine(37)-N1)-methyltransferase TrmD yields MRVDVVTIFPEYLEPLNVSLVGKARARGQLDVRIHDLRAWAHDKHNTVDDTPYGGGPGMVMKPEPWGEALDEILASGEGEPVIVVPTPSGAPFTQQLAVELSAKPWLVFTPARYEGIDRRVIEEYGERVEVREVSIGDYVLAGGEAPVLVMVEAVARLLPGVLGNAASHQDDSFAPGAMADLLEGPVYTKPPEWRGRGIPEVLLSGHHGKIARWRRDEAFRRTDLNRPDLIERADPAAFDKHDRATLAALGWSAGEDGRFGRTSGAVEE; encoded by the coding sequence ATGCGGGTCGACGTCGTCACGATCTTCCCGGAGTACCTCGAGCCGCTGAACGTCTCCCTCGTCGGCAAGGCCCGCGCCCGCGGACAGCTCGACGTGCGCATCCACGACCTGCGCGCATGGGCCCACGACAAGCACAACACCGTCGACGACACCCCCTACGGCGGCGGCCCCGGCATGGTCATGAAGCCCGAGCCGTGGGGCGAGGCGCTGGATGAGATCCTCGCGTCCGGTGAAGGCGAACCGGTGATCGTCGTCCCCACCCCGAGCGGCGCCCCCTTCACCCAGCAGCTCGCCGTCGAGCTCTCGGCCAAGCCCTGGCTGGTGTTCACCCCGGCCCGCTACGAAGGCATCGACCGCCGCGTCATCGAGGAGTACGGCGAGCGAGTCGAGGTCCGCGAGGTGTCCATCGGCGACTACGTCCTGGCAGGCGGCGAGGCACCGGTGCTGGTCATGGTCGAGGCGGTGGCCCGGCTGCTGCCCGGCGTCCTCGGCAATGCCGCCTCCCACCAGGACGACTCCTTCGCCCCCGGCGCGATGGCCGACCTCCTGGAGGGCCCCGTCTACACCAAGCCTCCCGAGTGGCGCGGCCGCGGAATCCCCGAGGTGCTGCTCAGCGGCCACCACGGCAAGATCGCCCGCTGGCGCCGTGACGAGGCCTTCCGCCGCACCGACCTCAACCGCCCCGATCTCATCGAGCGCGCCGACCCCGCCGCGTTCGACAAACACGACCGCGCGACCCTGGCCGCTCTGGGCTGGTCAGCGGGCGAGGACGGCCGATTTGGGCGGACGAGCGGGGCCGTGGAAGAATAG
- the rplS gene encoding 50S ribosomal protein L19, producing the protein MHLLDSVDAASKRSDIPAFRPGDTVNVHVRVIEGNRSRVQQFKGVVIRRQGAGVRETFTVRKVSFSVGVERTFPVHTPIVEKIEVVTRGDVRRAKLYFLRELRGKAAKIKEKRDN; encoded by the coding sequence ATGCACCTTCTCGACTCCGTCGACGCCGCGTCGAAGCGCAGCGACATCCCGGCCTTCCGCCCGGGTGACACCGTCAACGTCCACGTCCGCGTCATCGAGGGCAACCGCTCCCGTGTGCAGCAGTTCAAGGGCGTTGTCATCCGCCGTCAGGGCGCCGGCGTGCGCGAGACCTTCACGGTCCGCAAGGTCAGCTTCTCCGTCGGCGTCGAGCGCACCTTCCCGGTGCACACCCCGATCGTCGAGAAGATCGAGGTCGTGACCCGCGGTGACGTCCGTCGCGCCAAGCTGTACTTCCTGCGCGAGCTCCGCGGCAAGGCCGCGAAGATCAAGGAGAAGCGCGACAACTGA
- the lepB gene encoding signal peptidase I, translated as MDTDAQLTERDPSPTPEQGPEQGSRSARLLARAAGLRHRPATLLALCLAFVLLLSACVAQPFLIPSSSMENTLQIGDRVLVNKLAYRFGSEPARGDVVVFDGTGSFVHREQEENPVTGLLRGAGAALGLAPPAESDYVKRVIGIGGDHVTCCDKRGRIEVNGEPVDEAYLHPGDAPSSVDFDIVVPEGRLWVMGDHRARSSDSRDHLGDPGGGTVPLEKVIGRADLITWPASRWRTFEHPRSFDRIPAAAGPHG; from the coding sequence ATGGACACCGACGCACAGCTCACGGAGCGCGACCCCTCTCCCACCCCCGAACAGGGGCCGGAGCAGGGGTCGCGCTCCGCGCGTTTGCTCGCCCGTGCGGCCGGTCTGCGCCACCGGCCGGCCACCCTGCTCGCGCTCTGCCTGGCCTTCGTCCTGCTGCTCAGCGCATGTGTGGCGCAGCCTTTTCTGATTCCCAGTTCCTCCATGGAGAACACCCTGCAGATCGGGGACCGGGTGCTGGTCAACAAGCTGGCGTACCGTTTCGGCAGCGAGCCGGCGCGGGGCGATGTGGTGGTGTTCGACGGCACCGGTTCCTTCGTTCACAGGGAGCAGGAGGAGAATCCCGTCACGGGGCTGCTGCGCGGAGCCGGCGCGGCGCTGGGCCTGGCCCCTCCCGCCGAGAGCGATTACGTCAAGCGCGTGATCGGCATCGGCGGTGACCACGTGACCTGCTGCGACAAACGGGGGCGGATCGAAGTGAACGGTGAGCCCGTGGATGAGGCGTATCTCCACCCTGGGGACGCGCCGTCCTCGGTGGATTTCGACATCGTGGTGCCGGAGGGCAGGTTGTGGGTCATGGGGGACCACCGCGCCAGATCAAGCGACTCCCGCGACCACCTCGGTGACCCCGGAGGCGGCACGGTCCCGCTGGAGAAGGTCATTGGCCGCGCGGACCTGATCACCTGGCCGGCGAGCCGCTGGCGCACCTTCGAGCACCCACGGTCCTTCGACCGGATACCCGCAGCGGCAGGCCCCCATGGGTAA